The following are from one region of the Nostoc cf. commune SO-36 genome:
- a CDS encoding autotransporter outer membrane beta-barrel domain-containing protein: MTQVMEGGVIAAREDYGNIKVSAGELVIIESGGAVTAGARFDEINGKPTAVKTGKGADATIISPHELVIKGTVTTSDQMKLSAGSPLNHYYDDYFSKLPKDAKGKDHYLTAIGEDQFGMLITGTLTSLADDTTLELVSSDDIIIRGNIDVLGHNSDLKISTPTWVYLETFLNVQDNITIECGFDANGNSTNGANTEGSSVYVHGTARINTKQAGSSINIRGAQDVDILGTVVAGGTIGETGVTWAGNDSTVIVTAGQQIFLDTGLLASKSVTMNGGIAGADDNGIGLLVTTAGGATAMGLTSDGSGALIAMNNAGNMEMMGTLVSGGKLVQVFDNNGNLLSQTIDWSGNYGKINIQSAGQAFIGGHTVNKQGEPIETGGYLFAHDYIKVTGGAHSSGTGAYIQAASELVTHAANSSIEINAAQDADVQGLLAPGGEVTTVRDSKGSYMGRYVNVKDFGGQSTIKITAENQVRIGQTLRAGKQIDLIGGIDPVEAGVNHSGKGMVLYGSTQISTWGKDSQINLNAPGRIDILAPAHTNEIEAAGFYEFATGVVSQDVTLKLRLDKVGYKMKLMSLYLLVLLLITLK; the protein is encoded by the coding sequence ATGACCCAGGTCATGGAAGGTGGTGTGATAGCCGCCCGTGAAGATTACGGTAATATAAAGGTTTCTGCTGGTGAATTGGTGATTATTGAGAGTGGAGGTGCAGTCACCGCAGGCGCTCGTTTTGATGAAATTAACGGTAAACCCACTGCCGTGAAGACAGGCAAAGGTGCAGACGCAACGATTATCTCGCCGCATGAATTGGTAATTAAAGGTACTGTCACCACCAGCGACCAGATGAAGCTCAGTGCTGGTAGTCCCTTAAATCATTACTACGATGACTACTTCAGTAAGTTACCTAAAGATGCTAAGGGTAAGGATCATTATCTAACAGCCATTGGTGAAGATCAATTTGGTATGCTGATCACTGGTACATTAACCAGTCTGGCTGATGACACCACCTTGGAATTAGTTTCTAGTGATGACATTATTATCCGGGGCAACATTGATGTTCTTGGTCATAATTCTGACCTGAAGATTAGTACACCAACTTGGGTTTACTTAGAAACTTTCCTTAATGTCCAAGATAACATCACCATCGAATGTGGTTTTGATGCCAATGGTAACAGCACTAATGGCGCAAATACCGAAGGTTCTAGTGTTTATGTTCACGGCACAGCCAGAATTAACACCAAGCAAGCGGGTAGCAGTATCAATATTCGCGGAGCGCAAGATGTTGACATCTTAGGTACAGTAGTTGCTGGTGGTACGATTGGCGAAACTGGCGTAACCTGGGCTGGTAACGACTCTACCGTTATCGTTACCGCAGGTCAACAAATCTTCTTAGATACTGGTCTACTTGCGTCTAAGTCTGTAACCATGAATGGTGGTATTGCTGGCGCTGATGATAATGGCATTGGCTTACTGGTGACAACTGCTGGTGGTGCAACCGCAATGGGCTTAACCTCCGATGGTTCTGGCGCTTTAATCGCTATGAACAATGCCGGGAACATGGAAATGATGGGTACTTTGGTATCCGGTGGTAAGTTAGTCCAAGTCTTTGATAATAACGGTAATCTGCTCTCACAAACCATTGACTGGTCTGGTAACTACGGTAAAATTAACATTCAATCTGCTGGTCAAGCCTTTATTGGTGGTCATACCGTTAATAAACAAGGTGAGCCGATTGAAACTGGCGGTTACTTATTCGCCCACGACTATATTAAAGTAACAGGGGGCGCACACAGTTCTGGAACAGGTGCATACATTCAAGCCGCCAGTGAATTAGTTACTCATGCTGCTAATAGTTCCATTGAAATCAACGCCGCCCAAGATGCAGATGTTCAAGGTTTATTAGCACCAGGTGGCGAAGTTACCACAGTCCGAGACAGCAAAGGCTCTTACATGGGTCGCTATGTCAATGTCAAAGACTTTGGCGGCCAATCAACCATCAAAATTACCGCAGAAAATCAAGTCAGAATTGGTCAAACCTTGCGTGCAGGTAAACAAATTGACCTGATTGGTGGTATTGATCCTGTAGAAGCAGGCGTAAACCACTCCGGTAAAGGGATGGTGCTTTATGGCTCAACGCAGATTTCAACTTGGGGCAAAGATAGCCAAATCAACCTGAATGCACCAGGAAGAATTGACATCCTTGCACCTGCACACACCAACGAAATTGAAGCCGCAGGTTTCTACGAATTCGCAACTGGTGTAGTCAGTCAAGATGTCACCTTAAAACTACGCCTTGATAAAGTTGGCTATAAAATGAAGCTGATGTCACTCTATCTGCTAGTGCTACTGCTGATAACACTCAAGTAG